One window of the candidate division KSB1 bacterium genome contains the following:
- a CDS encoding CBS domain-containing protein yields MNTVGNIVKNREVFTVQRDQSVLEAVRFMVEKGVGALAVLNEERLVGIFSERDLMKRVVAKGLDPRTVKVEQVMTSNLVTAHPNESYEACLAKMQSHGIRHLVIASGDRLAGVISLRDLMMIDIEEKSAAIEMMNAYLHYVPPSAE; encoded by the coding sequence ATGAACACAGTCGGCAATATCGTAAAAAACCGGGAAGTTTTCACCGTGCAACGTGATCAAAGCGTTTTGGAGGCGGTCAGGTTCATGGTTGAGAAAGGCGTCGGCGCCTTGGCTGTGCTGAATGAGGAACGTCTGGTCGGGATTTTTTCCGAACGGGATTTGATGAAACGCGTCGTCGCCAAGGGGCTTGATCCGCGAACGGTCAAAGTCGAACAGGTGATGACGAGCAATTTGGTCACCGCTCACCCGAATGAGAGTTATGAAGCGTGTCTGGCAAAAATGCAATCGCACGGCATCCGCCATCTCGTCATTGCCTCCGGCGACCGGCTTGCCGGCGTCATCTCTTTGCGCGACTTGATGATGATCGACATCGAAGAAAAGTCCGCCGCGATTGAAATGATGAATGCCTATCTCCATTACGTGCCGCCGTCGGCGGAGTAG